From a single Lolium rigidum isolate FL_2022 chromosome 7, APGP_CSIRO_Lrig_0.1, whole genome shotgun sequence genomic region:
- the LOC124669838 gene encoding uncharacterized protein LOC124669838 isoform X1 gives MRARCSGIGRVVRRCRARSPISTLPRSRRRMQAKYVGFSTQDLTDSVSWWPGAGCGMMLCEVGVDHLSGPGIGTNGALYFSTWFGCMYHVVRASMAQGVYLKESKIALGAIFFLHRSALKALMLRLLLEACDSLLVHTLHVQ, from the exons ATGAGGGCGCGCTGCAGTGGCATTGGACGGGTCGTCCGCCGCTGTAGGGCTAGGTCTCCTATCTCGACCCTGCCAAGATCGAGAAG GAGGATGCAGGCAAAATATGTAGGTTTTAGCACCCAAGACTTAACTGATTCCGTTTCATGGTGGCCTGGTGCAGGATGTGGCATGATGCTGTGTGAGGTAGGCGTAGATCATCTAAG CGGACCTGGAATCGGAACTAATGGTGCGCTCTACTTCTCCACATGGTTTGGGTGCATGTACCATGTTGTTAGAGCATCCATGGCGCAAGGCGTTTACCTGAA GGAAAGCAAGATAGCGTTGGGTGCCATCTTTTTTTTGCATCGATCGGCATTGAAGGCATTGATGTTGCGGCTGCTCTTAGAGGCTTGTGATAGTTTACTTGTTCACACGTTGCATGTGCAATGA
- the LOC124669835 gene encoding galactinol synthase 2-like, with translation MAPMALKGVAAKEAPAKGAYVTFLAGSGDYWKGVVGLAKGLRAVKSAYPLVVAVLPDVPEDHRRTLVDQGCVVREIEPVYPPESQTQFAMAYYVINYSKLRIWEFVEYERMVYLDADIQVFDNIDHLFDLEAGSFYAVKDCFCEKTWSHTPQYKIGYCQQCPDSVSWPESDLGVPPPPLYFNAGMFVHEPSLATAKALLEKLVVTDPTPFAEQDFLNMFFNDVYKPIPNVYNLVLAMLWRHPENVELGKVKAVHYCAAGSKPWRFTGEEANMDREDIKMLVKKWWDIYSDESLDFKGADAGEVTDPLGAALAEAWAGKYFPAPSAA, from the exons ATGGCTCCAATGGCGCTCAAGGGTGTTGCGGCGAAGGAGGCGCCGGCTAAGGGCGCGTACGTGACGTTCCTCGCCGGCTCCGGCGACTACTGGAAGGGTGTGGTGGGCCTCGCCAAGGGCCTCCGCGCCGTCAAGTCGGCCTATCCgctggtggtggccgtgctccCCGACGTCCCCGAGGACCACCGCCGCACGCTGGTCGACCAGGGCTGCGTCGTCCGCGAGATCGAGCCCGTGTACCCGCCGGAGAGCCAGACCCAGTTCGCCATGGCGTACTATGTCATCAACTACTCCAAGCTCCGCATCTGGGAG TTTGTTGAGTACGAGAGGATGGTGTACCTGGACGCCGACATCCAGGTGTTTGACAACATCGACCACCTGTTCGACCTGGAGGCGGGCAGTTTCTACGCTGTCAAGGACTGCTTCTGTGAGAAGACCTGGAGCCACACGCCGCAGTACAAGATCGGCTACTGCCAACAGTGCCCCGACAGTGTGTCGTGGCCGGAGAGCGACCTCGGcgtgccaccgccgccgctctaCTTCAACGCCGGCATGTTCGTGCACGAGCCCAGCCTCGCCACTGCCAAGGCCCTCCTCGAGAAGCTCGTCGTCACCGACCCGACCCCCTTCGCCGAGCAGGATTttctcaacatgttcttcaacgaCGTGTACAAGCCCATCCCGAACGTCTACAATCTGGTGCTGGCCATGCTCTGGAGGCACCCCGAGAACGTGGAGCTCGGCAAGGTTAAGGCCGTGCACTACTGCGCTGCC GGTTCGAAGCCTTGGAGGTTCACCGGCGAGGAGGCGAACATGGACAGGGAGGACATCAAGATGCTGGTCAAGAAGTGGTGGGACATCTACAGCGACGAGAGCCTAGACTTCAAGGGCGCCGACGCCGGCGAGGTCACCGACCCGCTTGGTGCGGCTCTCGCCGAGGCCTGGGCCGGCAAGTACTTCCCTGCGCCGTCCGCCGCATAG
- the LOC124669830 gene encoding pentatricopeptide repeat-containing protein At1g13040, mitochondrial-like, producing MFLARRPSGLSNISRLCILHTVSWILSSRRSRFSAGSNNATASSVGLLSHLFRPVRKEISVVILRALERGTCSESVELERLDVELDPFVVNLVVRGLSDSETAVRFYWWAESRPGFDHSQFAIAYIVSLLFMDGNFAMLSEFMGTVRGQGVALHRSLYRILLSGYVRAGKFDLVIETFDEMVMSGCREFGVDYNRYIGVLIKNCCFDLVEKYYGMALERGFCLTPFTYSRWISALCQSNRIELVQELLADMDRFGCSPDIWACNIYVDCLCKQNRLRDALQMLEKMRGKGTSPDVVTYTTVVDCLCNNKKLAEAVGLWEEMVKRGLKPDVVACGSLIFGLCKNSKVEEAFELASRMLSLNIELSVSIYNALISGFWRAGDIDKAYNLISFMRTNGCEPDVVTYNILLNHYCTVGMIQKAEKLITKMETSGVNPDRYSYNQLLKGLCKTHQLDKAFAFVSDHMEVGGFCDVVSCNILIDAFCKAKKVKSALELFKEMGYKGMQADAVTYGTLINGLFSVGYHNLAEELFEQMLKAQIDPNVNLYNIMLHHLCKVGYLKRAQKIFAHMIQKEVLPDTVTYNTLIYWLGKRSRAIEALDLFKGMRTRGVEPDSLTFKYLINGLLDEGKSALAYEVWEYMMENGIILDREVSERLITVLKLKNK from the coding sequence ATGTTCTTGGCCAGACGACCATCTGGGTTGTCTAACATCAGCAGGCTCTGCATCCTTCACACCGTTTCCTGGATACTTTCGTCGAGGCGGTCACGATTCAGCGCTGGCAGCAACAATGCGACCGCGAGTTCAGTTGGCCTGCTCTCACACCTTTTCCGGCCAGTCCGGAAGGAAATCAGTGTTGTCATCTTGCGGGCACTGGAACGCGGTACGTGTTCGGAGTCGGTGGAGCTGGAGAGGCTCGACGTCGAGCTGGACCCCTTTGTCGTCAACCTGGTGGTCCGGGGCTTGTCGGACTCGGAGACGGCGGTGCGGTTCTACTGGTGGGCGGAGTCACGCCCGGGGTTCGACCATAGCCAGTTCGCGATAGCGTACATTGTGAGCTTGCTGTTTATGGATGGCAATTTTGCTATGCTGTCGGAGTTCATGGGGACAGTGAGGGGCCAGGGGGTGGCGCTGCATCGGTCTCTGTATCGGATCCTCTTGTCGGGCTACGTCCGAGCTGGAAAGTTCGACCTGGTCATAGAGACGTTTGATGAGATGGTCATGTCTGGTTGCCGTGAGTTTGGTGTCGATTACAATAGGTACATAGGTGTTCTAATTAAGAACTGTTGTTTTGATTTGGTGGAGAAATACTATGGCATGGCGCTCGAGAGAGGGTTTTGCCTGACTCCGTTCACTTACTCGAGGTGGATCTCTGCATTGTGTCAGTCAAACAGGATTGAGCTTGTACAGGAGCTTCTGGCTGACATGGATAGGTTTGGGTGCTCTCCAGATATTTGGGCTTGTAATATATACGTCGATTGTTTGTGTAAACAGAACAGGTTGCGTGATGCACTGCAGATGCTAGAGAAGATGCGGGGGAAAGGAACCAGCCCTGATGTTGTGACTTACACAACAGTTGTTGACTGTTTATGTAACAATAAGAAGTTGGCAGAAGCAGTTGGACTTTGGGAAGAAATGGTGAAGAGGGGCCTTAAACCTGATGTTGTAGCATGTGGCTCACTGATCTTTGGGCTGTGCAAGAATAGCAAGGTAGAAGAGGCTTTTGAACTAGCATCGAGGATGTTAAGTCTGAACATAGAACTGAGTGTCTCAATATACAACGCCCTAATAAGTGGCTTCTGGAGAGCTGGGGACATTGATAAAGCCTACAACCTCATATCCTTCATGCGGACAAATGGATGTGAGCCAGATGTTGTTACATATAATATCCTTCTGAATCATTACTGCACTGTAGGTATGATTCAGAAAGCTGAAAAATTGATAACAAAGATGGAAACAAGCGGTGTAAATCCTGACCGGTACAGTTATAATCAGTTGTTAAAAGGACTCTGCAAGACTCATCAACTGgataaggcatttgcttttgtttCCGATCATATGGAAGTTGGTGGCTTCTGTGATGTTGTATCCTGTAATATACTGATTGATGCATTTTGCAAGGCCAAAAAGGTGAAATCTGCATTAGAGCTGTTCAAGGAAATGGGTTATAAGGGAATGCAAGCTGATGCTGTGACATATGGAACTCTTATCAATGGTCTTTTCAGTGTAGGATACCACAATCTAGCTGAAGAACTTTTTGAGCAGATGCTGAAGGCTCAGATTGACCCTAATGTTAATCTGTACAATATTATGCTTCATCACCTGTGCAAGGTTGGTTATCTAAAACGTGCTCAGAAAATATTCGCACATATGATTCAGAAGGAAGTCTTACCTGACACTGTTACTTATAACACACTCATATACTGGCTTGGAAAAAGGTCAAGAGCAATTGAAGCCCTTGATCTGTTCAAGGGTATGAGGACAAGGGGGGTAGAGCCAGATAGCTTGACATTTAAGTATTTGATAAACGGTCTCCTGGACGAGGGGAAATCTGCACTAGCTTATGAGGTATGGGAGTATATGATGGAGAATGGTATCATTCTCGACAGAGAAGTTTCTGAAAGGTTGATAACTGTGCTTAAATTGAAGAACAAGTAA
- the LOC124669834 gene encoding galactinol synthase 2-like translates to MAPMAIKGVAAKKAQAKGAYVTFLAGSGDYWKGVVGLAKGLRAVKSAYPLVVAVLPDVPEDHRRTLVDQGCVVREIEPVYPPESQTQFAMAYYVINYSKLRIWEFVEYEKMVYLDADIQVFDNIDYLFDLEAGNFYAVKDCFCEKTWSHTPQYKIGYCQQCPDRVAWPEHDLGVPPPPLYFNAGMFVHEPSLATAKALLKKLVVTDPTPFAEQDFLNMFFRDVYKPISNVHNLVLAMLWRHPENVELEKVKAVHYCAAGSKPWRFTGNEANMDREDIKMLVKKWWNIYDDESLNFKGDVAGEVTVTDPLGAALSEALAVKYFPAPSAA, encoded by the exons ATGGCTCCGATGGCGATCAAGGGTGTTGCGGCGAAGAAGGCGCAGGCTAAGGGAGCGTACGTGACGTTCCTTGCCGGCTCCGGCGATTACTGGAAGGGTGTGGTGGGCCTCGCCAAGGGCCTCCGTGCCGTCAAGTCGGCGTACCCgctggtggtggccgtgctccCCGACGTCCCAGAGGATCACCGCCGCACGCTGGTCGACCAGGGCTGCGTCGTCCGGGAGATCGAGCCCGTGTACCCGCCAGAGAGCCAGACTCAGTTCGCCATGGCCTACTACGTGATCAACTACTCCAAGCTCCGCATCTGGGAG TTTGTTGAGTATGAGAAGATGGTGTACCTGGACGCGGACATCCAGGTGTTCGACAACATCGACTACCTCTTCGACCTGGAGGCGGGCAACTTCTACGCCGTCAAGGACTGCTTCTGCGAGAAGACATGGAGCCATACTCCGCAGTACAAGATCGGCTACTGCCAGCAGTGCCCCGACAGGGTCGCGTGGCCGGAGCACGACCTCGGcgtgccaccgccgccgctctaCTTCAACGCCGGCATGTTCGTGCACGAGCCCAGCCTCGCCACCGCCAAGGCCCTCCTTAAGAAGCTCGTCGTCACCGATCCCACCCCCTTTGCCGAGCAGGACTTCCTGAACATGTTCTTCAGGGACGTGTACAAGCCCATCTCGAACGTGCATAACCTGGTGCTGGCCATGCTGTGGAGGCACCCCGAGAACGTCGAGCTCGAGAAGGTCAAGGCCGTGCACTACTGCGCTGCG GGCTCGAAGCCGTGGAGGTTCACGGGCAATGAGGCGAACATGGACCGTGAAGACATCAAGATGCTGGTGAAGAAGTGGTGGAACATCTACGACGACGAGAGCCTGAACTTCAAGGGAGATGTCGCCGGCGAGGTCACCGTCACCGACCCGCTTGGTGCGGCTCTGTCCGAGGCCCTCGCCGTCAAGTACTTCCCAGCGCCCTCAGCCGCATAG
- the LOC124673233 gene encoding anamorsin homolog 2-like translates to MEFPSPKPLSFARARGFLLFLVVYIRKLLESPFHGSFDLVVRFLLGRISVIGSTASALAVTDELVLPLRAVRGLALVAGVSWEDMVVITQCASLDGKLPYDDASFGAVLSVIQKVESFGDQFVAELNRVLQAGGIVLVQSFTPSSDQKPNNYIKRQLLMGGFVEVQASATSSPDSVQSFIIRAKKPAWSMGSSFPLKKAIKPLPNTEIDDDEHSLLTEDDLKKPQLPVAGDCEVGATKKARKACKNCSCGRAEAEQKVEKLGLTAEQIDNPVSACGSCGLGDGFRCSSCPYRGLAPFKLGQKVTLSDNFLSAEI, encoded by the exons ATGGAGTTCCCTTCCCCAAAACCCCTCTCTTTCGCGCGCGCTCGGGGTTTTCTTCTCTTCCTCGTGGTATACATCCGTAAGCTGCTCGAGTCCCCTTTTCACGGCTCTTTCGATCTGGTCGTTCGCTTTCTCCTCGGTCGGATTTCAGTTATTGGATCCACGGCGTCAGCGCTCGCGGTGACGGACGAGCTGGTGTTGCCGCTTCGCGCGGTGCGGGGCCTTGCATTGGTCGCCGGAGTCTCCTGGGAGGACATGGTGGTCATCACGCAGTGCGCCTCGCTCG ATGGGAAGTTGCCTTACGATGACGCGTCATTTGGTGCTGTTCTATCAGTCATACAAAAAGTGGAGAGCTTTGGGGATCAATTTGTTGCTGAACTTAACCGAGTGCTGCAAGCTGGGGGGATTGTGCTGGTACAGAGCTTCACACCCTCATCTGATCAGAAG CCAAACAATTATATCAAGCGCCAGCTActcatgggaggttttgttgaagTTCAAGCTTCTGCTACAAGCTCGCCGGATAGCGTACAATCTTTTATT ATCAGGGCAAAGAAGCCGGCTTGGAGTATGGGTTCATCCTTCCCCCTGAAGAAAGCAATAAAGCCTCTTCCAAACACTGAaattgatgatgatgaacacagCCTCCTGACTGAGGATGACTTGAAGAAACCGCAACTTCCAGTTG CAGGAGATTGTGAAGTCGGAGCCACAAAGAAGGCAAGGAAGGCATGCAAGAACTGCAGTTGTGGGAGGGCTGAGGCTGAGCAGAAGGTGGAGAAACTGGGGCTCACTGCAGAACAGATCGATAACCCCGTGTCAGCTTGTGGCAGT TGTGGATTGGGCGATGGATTCAGATGCAGTAGCTGCCCATACAGAGGCCTCGCACCATTCAAGTTGGGCCAGAAG GTTACATTGTCTGATAACTTCCTTTCGGCCGAGATATGA
- the LOC124669838 gene encoding uncharacterized protein LOC124669838 isoform X2, producing MRARCSGIGRVVRRCRARSPISTLPRSRRRMQAKYVGFSTQDLTDSVSWWPGAGCGMMLCEVGVDHLSGPGIGTNGALYFSTWFGCMYHVVRASMAQGVYLNQGKQDSVGCHLFFASIGIEGIDVAAALRGL from the exons ATGAGGGCGCGCTGCAGTGGCATTGGACGGGTCGTCCGCCGCTGTAGGGCTAGGTCTCCTATCTCGACCCTGCCAAGATCGAGAAG GAGGATGCAGGCAAAATATGTAGGTTTTAGCACCCAAGACTTAACTGATTCCGTTTCATGGTGGCCTGGTGCAGGATGTGGCATGATGCTGTGTGAGGTAGGCGTAGATCATCTAAG CGGACCTGGAATCGGAACTAATGGTGCGCTCTACTTCTCCACATGGTTTGGGTGCATGTACCATGTTGTTAGAGCATCCATGGCGCAAGGCGTTTACCTGAA CCAGGGAAAGCAAGATAGCGTTGGGTGCCATCTTTTTTTTGCATCGATCGGCATTGAAGGCATTGATGTTGCGGCTGCTCTTAGAGGCTTGTGA